In the genome of Crassostrea angulata isolate pt1a10 chromosome 6, ASM2561291v2, whole genome shotgun sequence, the window acaggtttggtgcatgtaaaagatgaaaaaaaaatcttagcatattgcataatggcacgaaaaccatctgcaatatgcaaattgttaaccaggaaaactaaaaaaggaattaggtattaaaacaattatttaatgcttgaacagtcaatagaccagaattttttccctcggtgcagggaacagctcagtatgatctattgcccgaggccaacggcaatatactaaagcggtgatgtcataagaactacATGTACTGTCAAAGTCGCTActtgtaaaattgaattattttgtgaCAATAATTCGTTTCCTTACATAATCTCATTCATCGTGTATGTCACTTGTGGCATGgcatgtggatttttttttgcttggtGGATTTTGTACTTCATAAACATTGTGCATTTGTAAAAAGAGATTCGGAGTACCCCAAATGACTGTAGTTTTCCCCTTCATCCCATAATTATCCGTTGAACCAGCTTTCAGTTGGATTGGGACCGACAATTTTTTCCTCAATTCATTCAGTTTTGTATGgacaatgtaaaaaaatgtaaactgtTAAAGTTAAATAACtatcattatttttcttatcaaggagcgaaaatttaataataaaaaaaatcatatatatttatttatttcatcaaatgaaaaaaattgccgacagttattaattattaatactaaaacacaacaaaatatctacCCAGTATATTCTCCTTCTTTAATCGTTAATGCACTGTTAAAACACAAGTAAAAAGACAGGTAAAATCTTGGATTGAAAGCACACTATAATCGCTATCCCAATACAAATCCCACCTATTTTTCTATACTCAGTTATCAAAAGTGTGCACAACGGAAACACACTaaggaaaataattttcccCTTAGGAAAAACAATTTTCCTAAGGACATTTGGAATTTCCTACTGGAATTTAATACCTTCCTATAGGAATTAAAATTCCAAtaggatttgaacaaaacttaaaaaagattttaaaatttaagaaatcttAATTTCCTAAACATGTAGGAAAACCACCTGTCAAAATAATATTCATGcgagaaatatttttctatataggaaatataattcctgtgggatttttataaaatcatataggattttaaatattttttgtatgaaaatgatttctcctatggatttaaaatattccTAAGGgatgttaatttttaaaggtaaatatctcatcTGCATGTCAGGCGTGACGCACTAAAAACAGAAGTGGTGATATGCTCTCTATACCATTGTGTATCAACTGCATCTTAATTTAGCGGATGCAATAAAGTCACCTTAGTACTGGCATAATTAACCGGCACGGTGTTTAAGGGAAAAGTCTGAGTAACAGGCTGGTGTAGATATTTACCTGCCTATGCACTCGTTTGTTCCATATAGTGCATTTcacatgtgaattttttttaagtcaagTTAGGAAGAGCAgagaaatttaaataaatcgAGCTTTTTCAATAAATCAATATCTATGGTATTCATAGgattttcaatttatattaGCGTTCATATTTGTTGGGCATTCAATCAATAAATTTGTGTGGACTAAAGAAAACGCATGGCATTTCATAACATAGTGGTATTCGTCACCCAATGTGTTTTTATTACACAATGAAAAAATTCtataatatatttctatgttattccATCTTCCCCATTTAATTGATAATTACCCCTTTAatatacaaagaaaaagaaatggtGGTAAATTCTCTCCTTGTCTAACCGTCATATtacacaaaaaaattctaaagtgCATTGTTCAATATCAATCGCTAGTTATTTCCGTTCAGCTTGGAATTCTTTTGTAACCAGAGACAAAGTTTCGTATTACCACTTAGGCAGCACCCGTGCTCCTTCGATTTATTGAAATTTCTGAACGTTAtctacattgtatttataatgattttgacTGATTTCTCAATCATAATCAGCAGACTAGGAAGTTGAAAAACCCATGGTTCTTGGGAAAAGTAAGTTGTTTTCAGGGACCCATGCAGTTAAAGTATGTGTTATTGTGATGTTCCGTTTTGAAacatatagttacatgtacatgtacatgtatataggcaGGCCTACAAGGTAAGACAAGTACTCAATATACACTTGCCGTGCATATTCAGACAGATAGTTTAATTTTTGGGTATCTAACACACACATACCTGATATCTTTAAAATCCGTTTCCGTTATGTATTTTAATTGCCCCAGGATGGAGCAACCCACACATATTagaagaaataaattttcagtTCAAAGAGATTTCATCACAGGACGtccaaatatttggttgcatcAACAGGGGGAAAGTTGGGGTTTTCTCTTACGACCTTTTGGTTGATCCCACAAAgagaaacaacttttgcaaattATGGGTTAGACTATATTCCAATACTACTGCTATACCTATGAGGATAACATTTTGTACTATTGTTAGTTACTTTTTAAGAGAGAAGCCGTGATTTGTTGCAGGACTGTTGCTTTGAATGGAATGAAGTTACGACTGGATTTGAATGGAATGAAGTTACGGCTGGATTTGAATGGAATGAAGTTACGCCTGGATTTCAACCAGAGTCATTTCGCTATAATTACGCTTATGAATTTGTCAACCAATACAAGAGAATGACAGTGACGGAAAAACTCGCCAGTTCTATAGACACGTTTTGTGATTCGCCTATAGAATGCCGAGCGTGTCTCTTACTCACAACCATCGCATGGTTTCTCCATACCTTCCTGTCCTATGGCACAGACATTTGGGTGGAACTGTCGGAAGGACCAACAGAGAGCAACCAAGGTCTCTGGAACCACTGTAGCAAGACCCTCAGTAACACCGACATCACTTGTCGTGAATCAGTTACCAACTTTCTGGAGTATAGAAATCAAGACGTACCGGGTAAGTTTGAAAGGCTTGGTCAATATTTGTGCAAAATGCGGTATGTATTTGTTGAGCTGTTGACTTTTCTCAATTTTGTGtctatttcaattaatttatatatactaTACTTTTTTGCCAACACTCTGTTCGCATTTGATTATACTTAATACAACCAAATTTAAATTGCAtgtaatctttttatttaaaatatttacattcagtgtatactAATATTTCGATCCCCTTATGTTGTGACGTCCAATGTTCTATATTTAcatcctctatttcttacggaaattagTGGTAATTCATAGCCTTGCCGAAACTGACATGACTGAAATGTACACGCCTCGTATATCGATTGGCCGATACCTTTAGCAACCTAAAAAAAACcaacggactgcacgaaatatttatgaatatttaacaTCTTCCGAGTATAATTCTCTCTATTTCTAACAGAAACTTATAtaaaaactgacaggactgaaatctacacgccctgtttattgattagtcgaaacctacagcgaccttaaaaaaaacatggactgcacgaaataaccatgatgatgtcagactcttAATTCCCGTAGGAGGCGATTTGGAGGTTTCTTTTACCTAACCTACTGGTGTAAATTAACAGTAATTTGgtgaattttacttatttttcacCATCAAtttaagatgtaaatataaacaataaaatgctttctttgataattcatgcgggttatgaggGTATcaatcattgcaggaaaaaaaacccatagccTACCTAGCCATAATTCAGATTTTCACACCTAAGGcccaaaaaaattaatcattagtttctcgggccaaaattttgaaattttgatgagGCAGgcaggtttttttgtttttttgtatttttttttttttttggagacaaaatttacaatgatgGCAACCCATactttatgatttatttgtgtaCTCATCAGCAGATATTCATCAAGCTCATACATTGGCaaagtttatacatttgttttaatctgtTCTTTTTAGTTTAAACTGTTTCTGTTTCCTTTTCAAAGGTTGGGTTTTTGCAGATGAacaaaaatgacaaatggtttGTTCCCCTGCTTCATATTGCCGCCCATTTTCCCCTTCACAGTAATAACAGAAGTCTAAACTGAAATAGGGGACTTCTTATGGCATTTTACAGTTGAATTtgccatataaaaatttatcaaataaagcattCATTTGGGGTGTTTTCTTATCAATCTTCAGTGCCTTGAGGACAGAAATCAAGGAAAAGTAAATTAGTCATCATAAAATTCTCAAACAATACAATTGTCCTTTATTCCTGCTTCTATGCAATATCACAGAGGCTTCAATTTCTGAAGATTGCAGAGAAATTTCAGTGGTTGCCAACCAAGAGCAAACTTAGTTTAGGGAGACTTCACTTCTGAAGTTCTCCCTCACAGAAAAATAGGGAGAAATTTGAGAAATCATGTAGACTTCCATTCTTTGACAATGGTATAATGCTAATGATCATACATTTATACACAGATTCAaccttaatttgaatttgattagaagcaagtcaattaaaaataaaacaactcctaaaaaatttaaaatcttatctaatttctaaaatttaatttattatgtgtattcatatattttgtagCTTAAATGTTTCGTATTTGTGTTggctaaatgacaaataaaatcagtctaTGTGTTTAAGTatattttggaggtattagtccaaccctttgacccaattactACCGTCATATAGTCAGAATAAATAACGGTAGACAAacggttttatgattattttagcacTAACTAGGCTgagttattaattaattacaagttaccaactTATTGTAATACCAACACCTAAAGTTataaacatcggttgtaatttCCAGTGCACAGTATATGTGGTTGTGTGGTTGCATCAACCGTGTTTATAACCTCTAAAGATAAGACAGTCGCTAGTTATTAATCACAACAGGGGTTAACTTAGGCTATAAAAATGTCCTTTAAATTagattattatcattttattgcatttggGGTTAACTTTTACGATCGTGAACTCAGAATACAGAGCAACTTCAACCTCtctttctgaggaaattctggcgaagtTACTGACCACAAAGCGagtaattatatttacataaacttGTATTTAGCCCAGGTAGCCCCCTAGGTTGGTCACTGGGTAGATGTTTCAGAAAAAATAACGTTTTTCACTGACAGAGACAAGCATTTGTTCTGAGCGTTTGTTTACATGGATTTCATAATAGAGAAAACCGACAATGATAAGATATGAAAAATCCGGAAAAATaacgataaaaaagtttgatgcgGCCATGATTTTACTGATGCGGCGGTGCCtgagaaacaaatcattaattttttttggcctaaatGGTCGCATGTGTATAGTTTGTTTTCGACTTTTAGTCCGCGGGCTGACTAATCACGCGCTTCGTAAAGATATATTATTGTTAgatttaacatttgtttaatgAAACGTTAAAACTTATCTAaccaatttacatgtactatgttaTAGTCCTTTTGAATTTTGGCATTATCTGTTTTTGGTATTATATGTTTAACCACAGATACGATAAATGGCATGTTTTGTAGCTGTTCTTGTCTACCATTATTACCCATGGATAGTGTCGGTCCTATAAAACACAAGGCTGTTCAGACAAATTATCACACAACACTATCAagtggtattcaatttgtcttcTCGGCTCGGAGTTTATAAGACCAACAATATCCAAAAGTAAGCCTTCAATGCCTAAATAGTTGTATCAtatatttgaaatcttttttgACAGGATGGCTTCACGCTACCAGATTCTTCCAAAGTATTGGACTCCTCATGTCTCTTGCGTCAGTCGTGTCGTCCATTTTCTGCACGTTCGTTAATATAACCGACAGAAAGACAAACGCTCAAGTTGCTGCGGCGGTGATGAATTTTGTCACAGGTATACTAACATTACAGGTAGAAAAACCCTGGTCTCTATCACTTGAACAGCGGAGTCAATATAGTCAATATAATTGAATTTTCTACAACCCCCCGcccaaaaaaacccccaaaactgcattatcataattattcaaACAAAAGCTAATTAACCGTTTCCTTTTTATTACAGCTGGCAGTATGTTAATAGGAATCAGTATTTATGGTGGTCAGTACCGATATGTAACTTGGCTAAAGGGCTACCATCTTTCTTGGTCTTTTGCTTTTTCCATTTTGGCCGGAATTGCTCATTTGGTCTCTGGAgctatatatatgtttacacTACCGGACTCAGGtaacatatttatttcaaaaccatGTCGATTTCACGTCTTGGACATAGTTTAAATCAGAACGATGTATATTGCCTCAAATCATAGCGGCTTTTACAAGGACCCCCTCCCCCTCAGCAAATTTGCACTGCGAGTTCTTACTTAAGGTGGAATAAAACacctaaaaaaaatcactcaaatttacagtaaatattttgattatgaaagatttaatgataaataaactacatgtactagtatacatttgtcaaataattgaaaaatttgcagtttggggataaaaactgattaaaaaattaattcagtaagTATAACACCAAAAAGCCCCTGCAGGATTCGAACTCAGGAGGTACGGATCGCAAGAGTGAGACTTTATCCACTcagctatggagtaagttacatgcTGTCATCAACAACATTCTTTTAATGATACGAAATatcgtttcgatcagaggtcagccattttgtgacggTGTGttaaggtcatatgaaacgatatcctgaccatattgaattatatacgggaatgagttcataagtgcctatttaataagactgacattgttttttggatattttaagcaaaatgtgagcgccacagtcgatcaaaattacttaatcgggaaaaggaacattgacttacgcggcttacctcccttgcttatgacgtcagtaagacccaatcgccttataaatctatgttgtgaatacaaatatccatgtcattttgcagcattttaaaagaaaaaaaatactattttatataaaaacttgtataattatacaataatcaaccacgtcagtattttttctctcaagaaatgaaatcgtgtgcggttttttttttacatgtaatagcgtgtacataatgatattcagtttcgagactgcagggagaataactgattttcttcatagatccacatgcaagtataatataatcttaatataagcatatttatatgttttattttgatctttttaatgaaattgacaaattcaaaaataagtctgatcgttttttcccatttgcacgttcatgcaattcattaagattttttttctaaacaacttgtagGCATCATTGTGCCTCATTCGTttcacgattatattgtttgtttcactttcaaattcacaaatatgttaccatttaattatttttagtctaagagaaatttcttcaaatgtttggtttttgaaacgtgtacttgaatgtgcggtgttttgattttaaaacgtgtatgtgcggtgtttactcacagatcccttttatctcactttcttccgcaatgttttctttcgtttttttatcattattgatgcttgttcttaataaaatctgttgattatcttcacattcgttcacaactatttttatcaaacaaccgatttattttaccgatacatttctaaatccgtaaatgccatatttccgcgatctaatttaataaaacgttaatacacgtgtacacaaagtattttctaaagatattgctacatgtatatattaataagtcagaaatttatattatttcgaaataaaattcaagaataattttgcggcattttatagcagctcttaaatacatactatgtacacaatgcctcaaacattttcattggcctgccttatatacttttttatgtgacaaaataaatcaaatcaatttaaatgctttaattcccttttaatgtagctcaatcattatacgtaccgaggaagaaaatgatgtttctatttcaaaaggataaggataattcattaatcagctgtaaatgttggagcatttctttcgttaaatttccactccggtacgggatcttcatcatgattttactttcgtgagaagctgatattagatttattcattaacgaccaattaaaactaagtcatctgtaggctactacgaaatcaaatgatctcatttgaaaagaaagacacgttcatatatgcaaaaattactaaaatttaatcgataaactactgtaaaattacattagttttaatgcattgtttacatcggtgggtctttgtgacgtcataaatccacaaaatcaagaacgataagcgggcaagaattttttcaggtgctcagtttccacggttatttctcagtaatgcaaaggcaaaaaaatcgtacattttgtttataccaagctttatattcatgaaagaaaatcatagtgtcaaaaatcgtttcatatgacctttaaacaaatatataaagtatataacataaatattataaacatatggaattttacttatatataatatatcggtatttatttttctgttgtaGACTCCATTCAAGCAAATTCAAACAATCAAACAACAAACCGATCTCGACCATCACATGAACGGGGAGTCAGAAGGGTACAAGTACTTCCATTCCGGCCGAGAGAGGATGATACACAGAACAATAACAATACTTTGCCTTCACATCGTGGTATGTTATAGGACGGACgatgtacaaaaaaataagcaatcaatgcttataattttatttattttgatgtttattatatttgcacaaaatatttgtgtatgtataattatgtatacaCACTCTTTGTCAtggatacatgtataagaatgaGTGCCGATGAGATAACGTTTACTTGACGTGCTCAAACGCCCGTGATCAGGTTTGACGTGTGTTATCGAACACTGGACGTCATGCACTACTTGGATCATCTAAATCTACATAAATACTGCACATGCCCTTAACTCGTCCCACGTGCATGAGTGCAATCgtatgcgcggatccagaaattttgtTTAAGGGGTAGGGGGAGGGGGTCCGACGTTAATTTGAGTTTGCAGGGGGTCTGAGCTAaaacttgcgtggaagcatcctcagggagagtagattcaagtttgttcaaaccatgatccctgGGGATGGGGCCACGATGGGGGTTGgttgaattttaacataggaatataaaagGGAACAgtctttaagaatcttcttctcgaaAACCGAATGGCCAGAAAATCTGAAACttctgtggaagcatcttcaggtagggtagattcaagtttgttcaaatcataatccccgtgggtagggtgggccgcaatgggggttgaattttaacataggaatataaaaaaaatgtaaaaatctcaaaaatggattggccagaaaagctgaaacttggaagtatcctcaggtagggactgggtagattcaagtttgttcaaatcacgaTCCTTGGCGTTAGGATGGAGTCACATCAGGGGTGGGGCAAactttacataggaatatacatatatgtggTTTAACTTATTTGCAAGCATTTTGAAAAATGGCTGATTCttcaaaattgtttagactttggcccctggacgattcGTGGTCCTCACAAGGGGTTTGAAAAAGTagaggtttatatcccatatataaacagttgtttaagaTCTTCTTGATCTTCTTGATATGACTAAAAAATCATCCTGTTGAAAAAAGgtacttgattataaacataagaatgcccaaggggaaaatggattttattcattaacgatCTACATGCATTATATTacattgttcagatattttgtattatgacccaatcaagctgattttatcatgcctgttgttgctcaggtgatcGATGTGGCCCTTGGGCCTCTTATTTGTTTTATCAGTTCAAGCATATGACTCTGCTATGATATGATATAGATCTTTTGCTGCTCTAAGTCTTGTttatttgttgtgttttattgcttggaaaaataaactgttatatTACTAgaatgatattcattttttttattttcttaatccACGCAATATCGGCGTAGATTCctattaaacgcgaggaattaatatccgcgtaaaatcgcgagaagcgcatctcgcgaattttaaaatctcgcttttatttttggACATATGTAACCTACATTAAACTATCATGATAAAAATTcagcattcgcgattttatgttctcgcgattttataGAAAACTgctgaatcgcggaattaagttaTCGTGAAAATAAGGAATCAACATTATGTGAATAATGATttcttatctttaaaataacatttttttatttgtgatgtaaatatgttaacatcaatgcgctgtaaaaaaaaaagtgaagcAGACACCtaaaattatagtctgtcccaagttattgcttccatcactttttgatgattttcaataaaaatacacatacctgtgaaagaattacagttgaaatcgataaaagggaaatatatccaacaaatttcttacggagatttataatggacaatgtttacatcttttcgccatacggaagtactcgggatacctcgcgcaatttttcaacgttatcatccgggcttattaatggctgatacaatgcaaaatccccgtagactttttatATTTGGATATGTATTGAAACTTGAAgcggtaggggggggggggttcaaaacagataatctggacatttttcatattagtgggtGAAAGTAGTTGACGAGCACAAACttaaggtatttatgattatcgaaatatcaagcaaaaagtggtggaagcaaacactcgggacagagtataatagcaaattttttataaaacttctCCAAATCATAGCCAATTTGGAGCATTAAGCTAATATCGAGAaaaacagaaatacatgtagataatcaAATTTGCGTgcaaataaagtataataagaaattatttaaaattacgtgaaaattaaatttaaaaaggtaTAAAAACTATACGCGTTGAAAATGACAAGTTAGGCCTATATATTTTACGCTTTTCAGACGACGTTATGACGTAACGTCATGTTTGTGAcgttatttctctgttttgtcAAAAATGTCATAAGCACCCTTTTCTCATGGGCgcaatcatatttaaaaaacgtTACACCATATGTATTACTATTTCAACCTTTGTTTTTAcgtcaaggtaaaaaaaattgttggacATCTGaccttttaaaaatcctatttcTATCAACCTTAGATCCTTGTGTGAAAGCCAAAGCCAAAGTAAAgtaaataaacaatatcaaagACAGTGTTACCTCTTTCTACTAGACTGTCGTGTGTTGCATGATGCATAGTGGTTGCTCATGCTCCTAATATATGTCAGTGTTGTTGTTGGTTGGTCAGGCTAACTGGATCTGATGGTTGGTTGGTCAGGCTAACTGAATCTGATGTTTGGTTGGTCAGGCTAACTGAATCTGATGGTTGGTTGGTCAGGCTAACTGGATCTGATGGTTGGTTGGTCAGGCTAACTGAATCTGATGTTTGGTTGGTCAGGCTAACTGAATCTGATGGTTGGTTGGTCAGGCTAACTGAATCTGATGGTTGGTTGGTCAGGCTAACTGGATCTGATGGTTGGTTGGTCAGGCTAACTGGATCTGATGGTTGGTTGGTCAGGCTAACTGGATCGGATGGTTGGTTGGTCAGGCTAACTGAATCTGATGTTTGAAGCTTAGAATGATGGGCAGTCAGTTAGTTGCTGTTACTGCCAGATAGTCAGTTCGTATTTTGTTAgaactgtacatgtactaccagAGCAGGAAGTCTAGACTCAGTTGATGTTCCATATCTTGTGACACTTTGCTTAATGCTGTTTTACACAAACTtggatattatatataaatataaaacaaaaccatTGTCTGAACAAGCAACAATTAGTCTTGGCAGACAGGCAACAAATATCTGTTTGCCAATTTGTCCAACTGCATGAGAGCTTTGCAATCAGAATCTGAGATAGCAAGATTGCAATTTGCAATCTTATAATCTAACATAGGTCTGGCAACaccaacaaacaaaacaaaattcattgtTCTGCAAGAGCAAGCAAGCAACATCATTTCCTTTTCATAAAGGTGTGGAATTtccacaaaaaataaagaagactacatgtatttataacgATAACAATGTTTATTCTGTGTATATATATGACTGAGTGAGATGAAATACAGCTAAGTTGTTGCAAAGAGATACAAGAGTCCTTTAAGAAACTGAATAATTTCACTTCCACCCAGCTTAGACTCTCCATACACTCTGTCAACAAAGGAAATTGGAACCTGTTAAAGAGAAAGAATTTATTTAATGCATGGATTGTCAGCATTTGTGTGGATTAAGTGGGGATAAAGTATCCTTTTTCAAAGAATTCATCAAAATGTATCATTACAAACTCAGCCTCCTGTTACATCATACTGTAATCAATGGAgaactgatatacatgtagctagcaAGCTGACAACTACAGTAATTTTAGTTAATCAATTGTGCTTAAAGAATAAATTACAAGATTGCAATAGCAGTATAGGAAACTTTAAACAAGCAATCAATAGCCAACATTTCTAGTCATTTACATTCCTTGTATGCTTTTCCAAgttttctcattttttaaaacacaatcaTCAATGTACTAGATACatctaaaaaaaagttatttggCATGATGTGGTATCCATATTATGATATTCTGATACATGACTCTATTTGTCTTACTGTGGTGCAAAGTTGGCACTCGCAAAAATCAAATTCGAGATAAAGATTGATAACTATACCTGtccaataattttaaaacacacaAATGACttgaatgtacatattttcataaaaatactaTTCATGAAAAGCATTAAGAAAATGCAGTTCAACAACcacttttttaatgtattatctACTGACCTCTCCAATCGTATAACCAAATTGCCTGGCTCTAATTATCATCTCCATCTGGAACACATAGCCTCTGGAAATACAGGAGTTGACCAACTTCTGTAAAACCTCTTTTTTGTACAATCTAAGGTAAAAAGAAATTCACGTTTTAAAATAACTGATTTTCATTGGACAAAAGTATTAGGACACTTTTTGATCAGCCCTTCCATGATTTGTGGTACAACTAATTTGATCAATTCCTTTAAATTTCATGGGTAGTTTGAGTAGGGCAATCAAAGTCTCTGCTTCTTTTGTCCCCTATTACTGACCTAAAACTCCCTGTAAGATCTGAGGCTCCTGGTCTCAGCAAGATTTGTGTTATATAGTTTGCACCACGACTACAATACAAAATGGACATACAATATGGcgtttctaaaaaaatattatagagGTATAATCATACTTGAAACTCacaatttcataaatgtatagAAAAAACTATAATATTTGGGAAAAAATggaaattaatataataatttat includes:
- the LOC128187469 gene encoding uncharacterized protein LOC128187469, which codes for MTVTEKLASSIDTFCDSPIECRACLLLTTIAWFLHTFLSYGTDIWVELSEGPTESNQGLWNHCSKTLSNTDITCRESVTNFLEYRNQDVPGWLHATRFFQSIGLLMSLASVVSSIFCTFVNITDRKTNAQVAAAVMNFVTAGSMLIGISIYGGQYRYVTWLKGYHLSWSFAFSILAGIAHLVSGAIYMFTLPDSGNIFISKPCRFHVLDIV